The Vidua chalybeata isolate OUT-0048 chromosome 6, bVidCha1 merged haplotype, whole genome shotgun sequence genome has a segment encoding these proteins:
- the LOC128789514 gene encoding extracellular tyrosine-protein kinase PKDCC-like: protein MAAAGRARRGARLSAAALLALPALALLALLALPVLPPGRGGGGGGEAQPGFSPPLLLPPGLREELRQRRRDLRRLEAVAGGGEAAATAGLGCRDLSRATAVSVLGWGFTKVVARAALAGGGTVALKSVHGAGREVRRCVQRYGAPAGCRRLAAYKLLKEVTLLQRLQHPGIVKLHGQCYDNSGDAELRVTAMLELGSPLEMIQLLQTPWEERFKICLSLVKLLFYLAHSPLGSIALLDFQPRQFVMVDGNLKVTDMDDASTEELSCKEDNDCTLDFPTKSFPLKCSMVGKCEGINEKKNLFNAYRYFFTYLLPHSAPPALRPLLNDILNATGDLRYGINETLRAFEKVLHLYKSGLYLQKRPLLLKDYISLKGFRTVEGEGYKCWPSYSHLGCLLSIHSAEEAAAICNSQLQCQSFIVTQHRTWTGRPLASFQSSWTDLIPDTNAVVYIKRSASSGERL from the exons atggcggcggcggggcgggcgcggcgcggaGCTCGGCTGAGCGCGGCCGCGCTGCTGGCGCTGCCGGCCCTggcgctgctggcgctgctggcGCTCCCGGTGCTGCCGcccggccgcggcggcggcggcggcggtgaGGCGCAGCCGGGCTTCTCGCCGCCGCTCCTGCTGCCGCCGGGCTTGCGGGAGGAGCTGCGGCAGAGGAGGCGCGACCTGCGGCGGCTGGAGGCGGTGGCGGgcggcggggaggcggcggccacggcagggctgggctgccgCGACCTGAGCCGGGCGACGGCCGTCAgcgtgctgggctggggcttcACCAAGGTGGTGGCGCGGGCGGCGCTGGCGGGCGGAGGCACCGTGGCCCTCAAGTCGGTGCACGGGGCGGGCCGGGAGGTGCGGCGGTGCGTGCAGCGGTACGGGGCGCCGGCCGGCTGCCGCCGCCTGGCCGCCTACAAGCTGCTCAAGGAGGTGACGCTGCTGCAGCGCCTGCAGCACCCCGGCATCGTCAAG CTGCACGGCCAATGCTATGACAACAGCGGAGATGCCGAGCTACGGGTCACAGccatgctggagctgggatcCCCGCTGGAGATGATTCAGCTCCTGCAGACCCCCTGGGAGGAAAGATTTAAA ATTTGCTTGAGTCTTGTGAAACTGCTGTTTTACTTGGCACATTCCCCCCTGGGTTCAATAGCCCTCTTGGATTTCCAGCCAAGGCAGTTTGTTATGGTGGATGGAAACCTAAAAGTGACAGACATGGATGATGCCAGCACCGAGGAGCTGTCTTGCAAGGAAGATAATGACTGCACACTCGACTTCCCTACCAAAAGTTTCCCTCTCAAATGCTCCATGGTTGGGAAATGTGAaggaataaatgaaaagaagaatCTGTTCAATGCATATCG GTATTTTTTCACCTATCTTTTGCCACACTCTGCACCACCAGCTTTGCGGCCCCTTTTGAATGATATTCTGAATGCAACAG GTGATTTACGATATGGAATAAATGAAACCCTGAGAGCTTTTGAAAAGGTTTTACATCTGTACAAGTCTGGGCTCTATCTTCAGAAAAGACCTCTTCTTTTAAAAG ACTACATCTCCCTGAAGGGTTTCCGAACGGTGGAAGGAGAAGGCTACAAGTGCTGGCCCTCCTACAGCCACCTGGGCTGCCTGCTGTCCATTCACAGCGCCGAGGAAGCCGCTGCCATTTGTAACTCCCAGCTGCAGTGTCAAAGCTTTATTGTCACCCAGCACAGGACGTGGACAG gACGCCCACTCGCCTCATTTCAGAGTAGCTGGACAGATTTAATACCGGATACTAACGCTGTAGTCTATATTAAACGTTCGGCTTCCTCAGGGGAAAGACTTTAA
- the LOC128789670 gene encoding cholesterol 24-hydroxylase, whose amino-acid sequence MEVLWAAGGLLLALSLLAFVLYCCYVQYIHAKYDHIPGAPRESFLFGHLPIIWRMVRKQEFTPDLLLQWAEKYGPVVRINAFHRISVLVVSPEGVKEFLMSPQHPKDPIVYGNLFSLFGERFLGNSLVTVCNHEHWHKQRRMMDPAFSRSYLIGLMDTFNEKAEELMEKLEEKADGKTEFSMLSMMSRVTMDVIGKAAFGLELNALSDDQTPLPNAVTMIMEGLNKARDPFIRFMPGKQKLVKEIRESVRLLRRVGKECIDQRRKAIQNGKEATMDILTQILKGDALEKTRDDENILDNFITFFVAGHETSSNQMTFTVMALGQHPEILERAQAEVDEVLGAKRDVDYEDLGKLTYLSQVLKESLRLYPPVSGTLRRLEKEHVINGVRIPADTTIFLNTYVMGRMEKFFKDPLTFDPDRFSKDAPKPYYCYFPFSLGPRSCIGQVFAQMEVKVVMAKLLQRFEIQLVPGQSFKLIEAGTLKPLDGVICKLKPRSSARGCQA is encoded by the exons ATGGAGGTGCTGTGGGCGGCGGGGGggctcctgctggccctgtCCCTCCTGGCCTTCGTCCTGTACTGCTGCTACGTGCAGTACATCCACGCCAAGTACGACCACATCCCCGGCGCCCCGCGGGAGAG CTTTTTATTTGGACACCTGCCAATCATATGGAGAATGGTGAGGAAACAGGAGTTTACACCAGATCTCTTGCTGCAGTG GGCAGAGAAATACGGACCTGTTGTACGAATTAATGCCTTTCACAGAATCTCAGTATTGGTTGTGAGTCCTGAAGGAGTGAAg GAGTTCTTGATGTCACCACAGCACCCAAAGGATCCAATTGTGTATGGTAATCTCTTCAGCCTATTTGGTGAGAG GTTTCTAGGGAATAGTTTGGTAACTGTTTGCAACCATGAGCATTGGCACAAGCAGCGGAGGATGATGGATCCAGCTTTCAGCCGAAG CTACCTGATTGGTCTGATGGacacttttaatgaaaaagcagaagagctgaTGGAGAAGCTAGAGGAAAAGGCAGATGGAAAAACAGAGTTTAGCATGCTGTCAATGATGAGCCGGGTGACTATGGATGTCATTGGAAAG GCAGCCTTTGGCCTGGAATTGAACGCACTGAGTGATGACCAGACACCTTTACCCAACGCTGTGACTATGATTATGGAGGGACTGAACAAGGCACGCGACCCCTTCATAAGG TTCATGCCAGGGAAGCAGAAGCTGGTAAAGGAGATCAGGGAGAGTGTGAGGCTGTTGAGACGTGTGGGGAAGGAGTGCATTGACCAGAGGAGAAAAGCCATCCAGAATGGGAAAGAAGCTACAATGGATATTCTTACACAGATACTGAAAGGAGATG CTCTGGAGAAGACTAGAGATGATGAAAACATTCTGGATAACTTTATCACTTTCTTCGTTGCAG GTCATGAAACCAGTTCCAATCAGATGACATTTACAGTAATGGCACTGGGTCAGCATCCTGAAATACTGGAAAG ggctcaggctgAAGTGGATGAGGTTCTTGGTGCCAAGAGAGACGTTGACTATGAGGATCTTGGCAAGCTCACCTACTTATCGCAG GTTTTGAAGGAGTCACTGCGGCTGTACCCGCCCGTCTCGGGGACACTCCgcaggctggagaaggagcaTGTCATCAATGGCGTCAGAATTCCTGCAGACACCACCATCTTT CTCAACACTTACGTAATGGGAAGAATGGAAAAGTTTTTCAAGGATCCACTTACTTTTGATCCAGATCGATTCAGCAAAGATGCACCTAA gCCATATTACTGCTATTTTCCATTCTCTCTGGGACCCCGATCCTGCATCGGGCAGGTGTTTGCACAG ATGGAGGTAAAAGTGGTGatggcaaagctgctgcagaggttTGAAATACAGCTGGTACCAGGACAGAGTTTTAAACTCATAGAGGCTGGAACCTTAAAGCCACTAGATGGAGTAATATGTAAATTAAAGCCAAGGAGCTCTGCAAGAGGCTGCCAGGCATGA